The genome window TCAGTTATTTCAACAAGTCGGGCTTATTTTTCAAAATAGCGATACGCAACTCTTCAACACAAGCGTCTATGATGAACTTGCTTTTGGCCCACGTCAACTCGGCTTAGCTGCCGTTGAAATCGACCAACGCGTCAATGATACACTCGCTCTTTTAGAGATTGAACACCTGAGAGATCGCATTCCCTACCATCTCTCCGGAGGGGAAAAGAAGCTAGTCGCTATTGCCAGTGTCCTCACTATGAATCCTAGTCTCTTGCTATTTGATGAGCCCTTTAACGGCCTCTCCCCCAAATACCAAAAACTGATCGTCGACTTACTCCAAGATCTCAAAACAGCAGGAAAAACAATTGTGATTTCCTCCCACCATTTCGACCAAATCGCTCCGATTGTGGAACGGGTTCTGCTCTTTTCAGAGGAACACACCATTACAGGCAGCTACGATCGAGCTGATTGGGAACATCATCCTGATATTCAACAATCGTTTTCGACATGTTAAAAAAGCCTCGGTAGGGTTCTTCCTACCGAAGCTTTTTTGATGAAAGAGATAAGGGTTAATGTCCTTTATGCTTGTCTCTTCGTTTTTGCTGTTTGCGTTCGAATTTCTCTTGTTTGAGCAATTGCTTTTGGACACTAGATTGATGTTTTGAAATCTTTTTCCTTTCCTCATACTGCGACTGCAATAGTTCTTTCGACTTGGAAGAAACTTTTTGCTTTACTTGTTTCCTCACCATTCGCTGTAATCGTTTAGGATTCTTGATTTTTACATGTTGCTTAACTGTAGCTTCTGGACTAAAAGATAATTGAGTAAACTGAGTCTGTAACATCTCTAGAATTACATCATCTTTTGGCTCCTGACCAAATGTCACACGACAAACTTGATAAGTTTCTCGATACACTTGTTCGAACAAACCATGCCAAAATCCATCTTCAAAATAAACTGTCAATCCAATTGAAATTGTTTCCACGACAGCACCTCCTTAAATCTATCCCTAAGAATGGACAACCAAGGAGGAAGGTTACTGATAGGCTTGCCTACGTCTGGACTACCAACCAGAACTGTGTTTTTATCTTAGTTGGGACTATTATAGCATATAGCAATACAAAAAGTCCTC of Streptococcus sp. S5 contains these proteins:
- a CDS encoding energy-coupling factor ABC transporter ATP-binding protein, with the protein product MITIQDGNYHYTDEIGIHDIQLQIKQGETIALMGPNGAGKSTLFKILVGLLPLSSGHYHFKDWTIDDTFLKDPHRAGQLFQQVGLIFQNSDTQLFNTSVYDELAFGPRQLGLAAVEIDQRVNDTLALLEIEHLRDRIPYHLSGGEKKLVAIASVLTMNPSLLLFDEPFNGLSPKYQKLIVDLLQDLKTAGKTIVISSHHFDQIAPIVERVLLFSEEHTITGSYDRADWEHHPDIQQSFSTC
- a CDS encoding YjdF family protein, which translates into the protein METISIGLTVYFEDGFWHGLFEQVYRETYQVCRVTFGQEPKDDVILEMLQTQFTQLSFSPEATVKQHVKIKNPKRLQRMVRKQVKQKVSSKSKELLQSQYEERKKISKHQSSVQKQLLKQEKFERKQQKRRDKHKGH